A single region of the Streptomyces sp. AM 4-1-1 genome encodes:
- a CDS encoding ROK family transcriptional regulator — translation MGRLTGGDPSLLRRINSAVVLHALRGAGSPTLTDLTRITGLSRPTVEGVVEGLFEAGLVVEAAPDEGEARRQGRPARRFRFRAEAGHLMGIEIGPHRVSALMSGLDGRIIGAASRDVSETASADDRLDRVRTVVAEVLRRTGVSRSSLRAVGVGSPGIVEADGTVRLGTALPGWTGLPLGERLRRSFRCPVLVENDANAAAVAEHWKGAATESDDIVFVLAGLSPGAGSLIGGRLHRGFGGGAGEIGALHLLGREVTPEKLLSTTDKPLDPLDEPAVAAVFAEARKGDVRAQAAVERFIHRLVHDVAALVLALDPELVVIGGWAAGLDGVLEPLRGELARYCLRPPEVTLSLLGEAAVATGALRLALDHVEEQLFAVEGTVTARR, via the coding sequence GTGGGCCGGCTGACCGGTGGGGACCCGTCCCTGTTGCGGCGGATCAATTCCGCAGTGGTGCTGCACGCGCTCAGGGGTGCCGGTTCCCCCACCCTCACGGACCTCACCCGGATCACGGGACTGTCACGGCCGACGGTAGAGGGCGTCGTCGAAGGGCTCTTCGAGGCCGGCCTGGTGGTCGAGGCCGCGCCTGACGAGGGCGAGGCCCGCCGGCAGGGACGGCCCGCCCGCAGGTTCCGCTTCCGTGCCGAGGCCGGGCACCTGATGGGCATCGAGATCGGCCCGCACCGGGTGTCGGCGCTGATGTCCGGGCTGGACGGCCGGATCATCGGTGCCGCGTCGCGCGACGTGTCGGAGACGGCGTCCGCCGACGACCGGCTGGACCGGGTCAGGACCGTCGTCGCCGAGGTGCTGCGCCGGACCGGGGTCTCCAGGAGCAGTCTCCGGGCGGTCGGTGTGGGCAGCCCGGGCATCGTGGAGGCCGACGGAACCGTACGGCTGGGCACCGCGCTGCCGGGCTGGACCGGGCTGCCGCTGGGTGAGCGGCTGCGTCGTTCCTTCCGCTGCCCGGTCCTGGTGGAGAACGACGCCAACGCGGCCGCTGTCGCGGAGCACTGGAAGGGCGCCGCCACCGAGTCCGACGACATCGTCTTCGTACTGGCGGGGCTGAGCCCGGGCGCCGGTTCGCTGATCGGTGGCCGGTTGCACCGCGGTTTCGGCGGCGGTGCGGGCGAGATCGGCGCCCTGCACCTGCTGGGCCGCGAGGTGACTCCGGAGAAGCTGCTGTCCACCACGGACAAGCCGCTGGACCCGCTGGACGAGCCCGCCGTGGCGGCGGTCTTCGCGGAGGCCCGTAAGGGCGACGTGCGGGCCCAGGCCGCCGTCGAACGGTTCATCCACCGGCTGGTCCACGATGTGGCTGCGCTGGTGCTGGCGCTCGATCCCGAGCTGGTGGTGATCGGCGGCTGGGCGGCGGGGCTGGACGGTGTGCTGGAGCCGCTGCGCGGCGAGTTGGCGCGCTACTGTCTGCGCCCGCCCGAGGTGACGTTGTCCCTGCTCGGGGAGGCGGCGGTGGCCACGGGGGCGCTGCGGCTGGCCCTGGACCATGTCGAGGAGCAGCTGTTCGCGGTCGAGGGAACGGTAACGGCCCGCCGCTGA
- a CDS encoding PLP-dependent transferase — MDTEAPLPPSAAPRTRALATEAVHAGRDDLASLGLHAPPIDLSTTYPSYDSRAEAERIDAFAATGGRLDGPPVYARLDNPTTARFETALARLEGTESAVAFASGMAALTAVLLARASLGLRHVVAVRPLYGCSDHLLGAGLLGTEVTWTDPAGIADAVRPDTALVMVETPANPTLAEIDIRAVAHSCGSVPLLVDNTFATPVLQRPVEHGARVVLHSATKYLGGHGDVMGGVVACDEEFAARLRQVRFATGGVLHPMAGYLLLRGLSTLPVRVRAASGSAAELARRLTADPRVARVHYPRISGAMVSFEVYGDPHRVIGAVRLITPAVSLGSVDSLIQHPASISHRIVDEGDRRSAGVGERLLRMSVGLEDVEDLWADLSQALSDPPARTGAETGTRTRSAAR, encoded by the coding sequence ATGGACACCGAAGCCCCGTTGCCGCCCTCGGCCGCGCCCCGGACCAGGGCGCTCGCCACCGAAGCCGTGCACGCCGGACGTGACGATCTCGCGTCACTGGGCCTGCACGCCCCGCCGATCGATCTGTCCACGACCTATCCCTCGTACGACTCCCGGGCCGAGGCCGAGCGGATCGACGCCTTCGCCGCCACCGGCGGCAGGCTCGACGGGCCGCCGGTGTACGCCCGCCTCGACAACCCGACGACGGCCCGCTTCGAGACCGCTCTGGCCCGGCTCGAAGGAACGGAGAGCGCCGTCGCGTTCGCCAGCGGAATGGCGGCGCTCACCGCCGTGCTGCTGGCCCGCGCGAGCCTGGGACTGCGCCATGTGGTGGCGGTACGACCGCTCTACGGCTGCAGCGACCACCTGCTCGGCGCGGGTCTGCTGGGCACCGAGGTGACCTGGACCGATCCGGCGGGGATCGCGGACGCCGTCCGGCCGGACACCGCCCTGGTGATGGTGGAGACCCCCGCCAACCCGACGCTCGCCGAGATCGACATCCGGGCCGTCGCGCACTCCTGCGGTTCGGTGCCGCTGCTCGTCGACAACACGTTCGCCACCCCTGTCCTCCAGCGGCCGGTCGAGCACGGGGCCCGCGTCGTGCTGCACAGCGCCACGAAGTACCTCGGCGGGCACGGCGATGTGATGGGCGGGGTCGTGGCCTGCGACGAGGAGTTCGCGGCGCGGCTGCGGCAGGTGCGGTTCGCGACCGGCGGCGTGCTGCACCCGATGGCCGGATACCTGCTGCTGCGCGGACTGTCGACGCTGCCGGTGCGGGTCCGCGCCGCGTCCGGGAGCGCCGCCGAACTGGCCCGCAGACTGACCGCCGATCCGCGCGTCGCCCGGGTGCACTACCCGAGGATCAGCGGGGCGATGGTCTCCTTCGAGGTGTACGGAGATCCGCACCGGGTGATCGGCGCGGTACGGCTGATCACCCCCGCGGTCAGTCTCGGCAGCGTCGACAGCCTGATCCAGCACCCGGCCTCGATCAGCCACCGCATCGTGGACGAGGGGGACCGGCGGTCGGCGGGTGTCGGCGAGCGGCTGCTGCGGATGTCCGTCGGCCTGGAGGACGTCGAGGACCTGTGGGCGGACCTCAGTCAGGCGCTCAGCGATCCGCCCGCTCGTACGGGGGCAGAGACCGGGACACGGACGCGTTCAGCCGCGCGGTGA
- a CDS encoding response regulator transcription factor — protein sequence MAVTVLLVDDEPLVRAGLRAVLEAQPDIEVVGEAADGAAVIPLVRRLRPDVVAMDVRMPLMDGIEATKVVLRTVPEPPKIIVVTTFENDEYVYEALRAGADGFLLKRARPAEIVHAVRLVAEGESLLFPAAVRQLAAEYGTNAARTAMDRAALTEREAQVLRLMARGLSNAEIAAKLVVGVETVKTHVSAVLAKLGARDRTQAVIAAYESGFVAPR from the coding sequence ATGGCGGTTACCGTTCTTCTGGTCGACGACGAACCTCTCGTGCGCGCGGGGCTGCGCGCGGTCCTGGAGGCCCAGCCCGATATCGAGGTCGTGGGCGAGGCCGCCGACGGCGCCGCCGTGATCCCTCTGGTGCGCCGGTTGCGGCCCGACGTGGTGGCCATGGATGTACGCATGCCGCTGATGGACGGCATCGAGGCGACCAAGGTGGTGCTGCGTACGGTGCCCGAGCCGCCGAAGATCATCGTGGTGACGACGTTCGAGAACGACGAGTACGTCTACGAGGCGCTGCGCGCCGGGGCCGACGGCTTCCTCCTCAAGCGCGCCCGGCCCGCCGAGATCGTGCACGCGGTGCGCCTGGTGGCGGAGGGCGAGTCGCTGCTGTTCCCGGCGGCGGTGCGGCAGCTCGCCGCCGAATACGGGACGAACGCGGCGCGGACGGCCATGGACCGGGCGGCGCTCACGGAGCGGGAGGCTCAGGTGCTGCGACTGATGGCGCGGGGTCTGTCCAACGCTGAGATCGCCGCCAAGCTCGTGGTCGGTGTCGAGACGGTGAAGACCCATGTCAGTGCGGTTCTGGCGAAGTTGGGGGCGAGGGATCGGACCCAGGCGGTGATCGCGGCCTACGAGTCCGGATTCGTGGCCCCGCGATAA
- a CDS encoding GNAT family N-acetyltransferase, translating to MTSAKSAHRAHHWRRDLTELAALFTAVAVADAVANLVGHQPDGPYLLIAAAVALAATAAFHIWWARRHSHAPPPHVATPPPHTPATPPHAATPPARAAVPASHRTAGVPAPDPSGGPPPVRTDPTVTAPAVPAEGPVLWRMRTTVRDAPGSLASLCVALARHRIDILTLQTHPLARGTVDEFLLRAPATLQARQLSREISEAGGSSTWIERADAHDLVDTPTRVLGLATRTALDAAELPLALRQLLGRCTIHSVPAVSFDGRPTGASAPVEGVLEETSMRLRDPSGGVITVERPYLPFTPTEFARARALVELDARLGPRVPRDEAVLTLPEGDPVTVRRADRSDLTAARAMHDRCSEHTLRLRYHGPVGDADRYLDHLLSPRYGRSLAVRTSSGQLVALGHLLWDGDETEVALLVEDGWQRRGIGSRLLHRLVELAVEADCENVYAVTQAANTGMVATMRGLGRPLDYQIEEGTLVVTARLNASVSRSLPPYERADR from the coding sequence ATGACCTCCGCCAAGAGCGCCCACCGAGCCCATCACTGGCGTCGGGACCTCACCGAACTGGCCGCACTGTTCACCGCGGTCGCCGTGGCCGACGCGGTCGCCAATCTCGTCGGGCATCAGCCGGACGGCCCGTATCTGCTGATCGCGGCGGCGGTGGCGCTGGCCGCGACCGCCGCCTTCCACATCTGGTGGGCCCGGCGGCACAGCCACGCCCCACCGCCGCACGTGGCCACCCCACCGCCACACACGCCCGCCACACCGCCACACGCAGCCACTCCACCGGCACGTGCGGCCGTCCCGGCGTCGCACCGCACCGCCGGAGTCCCGGCACCGGACCCTTCCGGTGGTCCGCCGCCCGTCCGCACAGACCCCACCGTCACGGCGCCGGCCGTGCCCGCCGAGGGCCCGGTCCTGTGGCGGATGCGTACCACCGTCCGTGACGCGCCCGGCAGCCTCGCCTCGCTGTGCGTCGCGCTGGCCCGGCACCGGATCGACATCCTCACCCTGCAGACGCACCCACTGGCTCGGGGCACGGTGGACGAGTTCCTGCTCCGCGCCCCCGCCACGCTCCAGGCACGCCAGTTGAGCCGCGAGATCTCGGAGGCGGGCGGCAGCTCCACCTGGATCGAACGTGCCGACGCGCACGATCTGGTGGACACCCCCACCCGGGTGCTCGGACTCGCCACCCGCACGGCGCTGGACGCGGCGGAACTCCCCCTGGCCCTGCGCCAGCTGCTGGGTCGCTGCACCATCCACTCGGTTCCGGCCGTCTCCTTCGACGGCCGGCCGACGGGCGCGTCCGCGCCGGTCGAAGGGGTCCTGGAGGAGACCTCGATGCGGCTGCGCGATCCGTCAGGCGGCGTCATCACCGTCGAGCGGCCGTATCTCCCCTTCACCCCGACCGAGTTCGCCCGTGCCCGCGCCCTGGTCGAACTCGATGCCCGGCTCGGTCCCCGGGTCCCACGCGACGAGGCCGTCCTGACCCTTCCCGAGGGCGACCCGGTCACCGTGCGCCGCGCCGACCGGAGCGATCTCACGGCGGCCCGGGCGATGCACGACCGGTGCTCGGAGCACACCCTGCGGCTGCGCTACCACGGCCCCGTGGGCGACGCCGACCGCTATCTGGACCATCTGCTGAGCCCCCGGTACGGCCGTTCCCTCGCCGTGCGGACCTCCTCCGGACAGCTCGTCGCGCTCGGCCATCTGCTCTGGGACGGCGACGAGACCGAGGTCGCCCTGCTCGTCGAGGACGGCTGGCAGCGCCGGGGGATCGGCTCGCGGCTTCTCCACCGCCTGGTCGAACTCGCCGTCGAGGCGGACTGCGAGAACGTCTACGCCGTGACTCAGGCCGCCAACACCGGCATGGTCGCCACGATGCGCGGCCTGGGCCGACCGCTCGACTACCAGATCGAGGAAGGCACGCTGGTCGTCACCGCGCGGCTGAACGCGTCCGTGTCCCGGTCTCTGCCCCCGTACGAGCGGGCGGATCGCTGA
- a CDS encoding GntR family transcriptional regulator, with protein sequence MGTTQLESVQEPKYWHLRTVLSEALDSDFTVGEVLPNERDLAARFGVARATLRQALEQLELEGRLQRRRGVGTTVAPPRVGVAVSTAQHDWAGGVTGEAWQPVGSTTGPAPASVAVLLDTDIDELVHTVRRTRVTNGQTVAAELLYVPSSSVPDLSAIDAPAGPVRARGVLRELHRLGLEGQDRSVELGSAGTDDAKALDRLPGAPVLVVTTRYFAVGGTAAVSVATYRADTCRLTFGDAGDLQISHQDEERKAS encoded by the coding sequence GTGGGGACCACGCAGCTGGAATCGGTACAGGAGCCGAAATACTGGCACCTCAGGACCGTGCTCAGTGAGGCACTCGACTCGGACTTTACGGTGGGGGAAGTCCTGCCCAACGAGCGTGATCTCGCTGCCCGGTTCGGTGTCGCCCGAGCGACGCTCCGGCAGGCGCTCGAGCAGCTCGAACTCGAAGGCAGACTCCAGCGCCGCCGCGGTGTCGGGACCACGGTGGCCCCGCCGCGCGTGGGCGTCGCCGTCTCCACCGCCCAGCACGACTGGGCCGGCGGCGTCACCGGTGAGGCGTGGCAGCCCGTCGGCTCCACCACCGGGCCCGCACCGGCGTCGGTGGCGGTGCTGCTGGACACGGACATCGACGAGCTCGTGCACACCGTCCGCCGTACCCGTGTCACCAACGGACAGACGGTGGCGGCGGAGCTGCTGTACGTGCCCTCGTCGTCCGTCCCCGACCTCTCCGCGATCGACGCCCCGGCCGGCCCCGTCCGCGCCCGCGGTGTGCTGCGGGAGCTGCACCGTCTCGGTCTCGAAGGCCAGGACCGTTCGGTGGAGCTCGGCTCGGCGGGCACGGACGACGCCAAGGCGCTGGACCGGCTGCCCGGCGCGCCCGTACTCGTCGTGACCACCCGCTACTTCGCCGTGGGCGGCACCGCAGCGGTCTCCGTCGCCACGTACCGGGCGGACACCTGCCGCCTCACCTTCGGCGACGCGGGCGATCTGCAGATCAGCCACCAGGACGAGGAACGCAAGGCGTCCTGA
- a CDS encoding Lrp/AsnC family transcriptional regulator — protein sequence MTESVALDPVDLHILRLLQNDARTTYRDLAAEVGVAASTCLDRVARLRRAGVILGHQLRLDPARLGRGLEALLLVQVRPHRRELIGPFVERVRALPETRALFHLTGPDDYLVQVAVAGTADLQRLVLDEFTSRREVARVETRLVFQQWECGPLLPPSAGEPGPPP from the coding sequence GTGACCGAATCCGTCGCTCTCGATCCGGTCGATCTGCACATTCTCCGCCTGTTGCAGAACGATGCCCGGACCACGTACCGCGATCTCGCCGCCGAGGTCGGCGTGGCCGCCTCGACGTGTCTGGACCGGGTGGCCCGGCTGCGGCGCGCGGGGGTCATCCTCGGGCACCAGCTGCGACTCGATCCGGCGCGGCTCGGCCGCGGACTTGAGGCCCTGCTCCTGGTGCAGGTCCGGCCGCACCGCCGCGAACTCATCGGGCCCTTCGTGGAGCGGGTCCGGGCCCTGCCGGAGACCCGGGCGCTGTTCCATCTCACCGGTCCCGACGACTATCTGGTCCAGGTGGCCGTGGCGGGGACGGCGGATCTCCAGCGGCTGGTGCTCGACGAGTTCACCTCCCGGCGCGAAGTGGCCCGGGTGGAGACGCGGTTGGTCTTCCAGCAGTGGGAGTGCGGTCCGCTGCTCCCGCCGTCGGCGGGCGAACCGGGCCCACCGCCGTGA
- a CDS encoding DUF885 domain-containing protein, producing the protein MPDTTSSSLPRQVADAYVDALIELDPITGTYLGVAESSRRLPDFSPAGQEALAGLARATLAELDASERLPGADSEAERRCARLLRERLTAELAVHESEEGLRTVSNLHSPAHSIREVFTVTPTDTEEDWAALVERLRAVPASLEGYRVSLGLGLERKLYGGPRATGTFLDQLAEWGGENGHGWFQDFVAPGPETLRAELDDAARQATEALVALRDWVREVYAPAVEGAPDTVGRERYARWSRYYNGTDLDLDEAYAYGWSEYHRLLAEMRTEAEKVLPGAGPWEALAHLDVHGEHIEGVDEVRAWLQGLMDEAIEALDGTHFELAERVRRVESRIAPPGGAAAPYYTGPSEDFSRPGRTWLPTMGETRFPVYDLVSTWYHEGVPGHHLQIAQWTHVAEHLSRYQASVGLVSANLEGWALYAERLMDELGFLPDAERRLGYLDAQMMRACRVIVDIGMHLELEIPADSPFRPGERWTPELAQEFFGNHSGRPADFVESELTRYLSMPGQAIGYKLGERAWLLGRANAREAHGEAFDAKAWHMAALSQGSLGLDDLVDVLSQL; encoded by the coding sequence ATGCCAGACACCACGAGCAGCTCGCTGCCCCGCCAGGTCGCCGACGCCTACGTCGACGCGCTCATCGAACTCGACCCGATCACCGGCACCTATCTCGGTGTCGCGGAGAGCTCTCGCCGCCTTCCCGATTTCTCGCCCGCCGGCCAGGAGGCCCTCGCCGGACTCGCCCGTGCCACTCTCGCGGAACTCGACGCGTCCGAGCGGCTGCCCGGCGCCGACAGCGAGGCCGAGCGCCGCTGCGCCCGTCTGCTGCGCGAGCGCCTGACGGCGGAACTCGCCGTCCACGAGAGCGAGGAGGGACTGCGTACCGTCTCCAACCTCCACTCCCCCGCGCACTCCATCCGTGAGGTGTTCACGGTGACGCCGACCGACACGGAGGAGGACTGGGCCGCCCTCGTCGAGCGGCTGCGGGCGGTCCCGGCCTCCCTGGAGGGCTACCGCGTCTCGCTCGGACTCGGTCTGGAACGGAAGCTGTACGGGGGCCCGCGCGCCACCGGCACCTTCCTCGACCAGTTGGCCGAATGGGGCGGGGAGAACGGGCACGGCTGGTTCCAGGACTTCGTCGCCCCCGGTCCTGAGACCCTGCGCGCCGAACTGGACGACGCGGCCCGGCAGGCCACCGAGGCCCTGGTGGCGCTGCGCGACTGGGTGCGCGAGGTGTACGCCCCCGCGGTCGAGGGCGCCCCGGACACGGTGGGGCGGGAGCGCTACGCACGCTGGTCGCGTTATTACAACGGCACCGATCTCGACCTCGACGAGGCGTACGCGTACGGCTGGTCCGAATACCACCGGCTGCTCGCCGAGATGAGGACCGAGGCCGAGAAGGTCCTGCCGGGCGCGGGCCCCTGGGAGGCGTTGGCCCACCTCGACGTGCACGGCGAGCACATCGAGGGCGTCGACGAGGTCCGGGCGTGGTTGCAGGGGCTGATGGACGAGGCGATCGAGGCACTCGACGGTACCCACTTCGAACTCGCCGAGCGGGTACGGAGGGTGGAGTCCCGGATCGCCCCGCCGGGGGGCGCTGCGGCCCCGTACTACACGGGCCCCTCCGAGGACTTCTCCCGGCCGGGCCGCACCTGGCTGCCCACGATGGGCGAGACCCGGTTCCCGGTGTACGACCTGGTGTCGACCTGGTACCACGAGGGCGTGCCGGGGCACCACCTCCAGATCGCCCAGTGGACCCATGTCGCCGAACACCTCTCCCGCTACCAGGCGTCGGTCGGGCTGGTCAGCGCCAACCTCGAAGGCTGGGCGCTGTACGCGGAGCGGCTGATGGACGAGTTGGGCTTCCTCCCCGACGCGGAGCGCCGGCTGGGGTATCTGGACGCGCAGATGATGCGGGCCTGCCGGGTCATCGTGGACATCGGCATGCATCTGGAGCTGGAGATTCCGGCGGATTCGCCGTTCCGTCCCGGCGAGCGGTGGACGCCGGAGCTGGCGCAGGAGTTCTTCGGCAACCACAGCGGCCGGCCCGCCGACTTCGTCGAGAGCGAGCTGACCCGTTATCTGTCGATGCCGGGCCAGGCCATCGGTTACAAGCTCGGCGAGCGCGCGTGGCTGCTCGGCCGGGCGAACGCCCGTGAGGCGCACGGCGAGGCGTTCGACGCGAAGGCCTGGCACATGGCGGCCCTCTCGCAGGGGTCGCTCGGGCTGGACGATCTGGTGGACGTGCTGTCACAGCTCTGA